Part of the Intestinibacillus sp. Marseille-P6563 genome is shown below.
CTCAAGGTGGCCACCGACCAGGACAACATCGACCGCATCATTGCCATCATCCGTGCGTCCAAGAGCGAAGCCGAAGCCAAGGAAAATCTGTGCAAGGAGCCGTTCTGGATCGACCAAATCGCGCTGCTGGGCATTGTCGATGGTTCCGAGCATTTTGAGTTCCATCTGGACGAAGCGCAGGCACAGGCCATCGTTGATATGCGTCTGGGCCGCCTGTCCGGCTTGGAGCAGCAAAAGCTGAACGACGAATACAACGAACTCGAAGGCAAGATTGCAGGCTTTATGGAAATCCTGTCGAGCGACCGCAACATGCTCGAAGTGGTCAAAAAAGAGATGCAGGAGATCAAAAACGCCTACGGCGACGAGCGCCGCACCGAGATCGCGAACGTGGCTGACGAAATCGACATTGAGGACCTCATTGAGGAGCAGGATTGCACCTATACCCTCACCCATCTCAATTATATCAAGCGTATCCCGACATCGGCGTACCGCGCCCAGAACCGCGGCGGCCGCGGCGTCAATGCCATGACCACCCGTGAGGAAGACTTTACCCGCGGCTTGTTCACAGCATCCACGCACGATACGCTGCTGTTCTTCACCACCCAGGGCAAGGTCTATAAGCTCAAGGGCTATCAGGTCCCCGAAGCTGGACGTGCAGCCAAGGGCACCAATATCGTCAATCTGCTGGAACTGGACCCGGACGAAAAGGTTACGGCTATGTATCCGATTCGGGAGTTCTCGGAAGATAAATATCTGGTATTCGTCACCCGCATGGGTACTATCAAGCGCGTTGTGCTCAGTGACCTGCAAAACATCCGCAAGGGCGGTCTGCGGGCACTCGGCCTCAACGAAGGCGACGTGTTGGTCGATGTGCGCCTGACCGACGGCCAGGAGAACATCCTCATCGCCACCCACGAGGGCAAGGCCATCACCTTTGCCGAATCCGAAGTGCGCGCCATGGGCCGTACGGCGGTCGGCGTGCGCGGCATCCGTCTGGCCGAAGGTGACTTTGTCGTGGGCGCCGCACGCGCACGTAAGGGCGCACATGTGCTGTCCATCACCGAAAACGGTTACGGTAAGCGGACCGCGGTGGAGGAATTCAGCGTCCATCACCGTGGCGGCAGCGGCATCACCCTGCACAACCTGACCGAAAAGACCGGTTTGGTGGCTGGTATTGCGGTGGTCGATGCCGATAATGACATCATGATTATCACCGATGACGGCGTCATCATCCGTACGCCGGTCGGACAGATTCGCGAATGCGGCCGGTCGAGCCAGGGTGTTATCGTCATGCGCACCGACGATGATGTGAAGGTCATCTCCATCGTCCGCACCGACCACGAAGAAGAAGAAACATCATCCGAAGAATAAAAAAGAAGGGAACCACTGGTTCCCTTCTTTTTTGCTTTTTAGTAGATCACAACAGTCGTCTTGCTCGGAATGTTGTTGTACAGCCAGTTGATGCCTTCGTCCAGCATACGCACACAGCCCGCCGATACCGGGAAGCCGATCGAGGGGTCTTTCAGGGTATTCGTACCCGGATAATACAGGCGCGAATGGAACGCATAGCCCGTGCCCGGATAGAACCGCACGATCGGACGGCAGGTATAGCTGTCCGTTACCCAGGCGGTCTGCTTGTAGGTGACATAGGTCACACCAACCGGGGTCGGCGAACTGGATTTACCGGTCGCGCACTGGAATTCATGGATGAGCTTCCAGTTGCCCTTGGAGCCTTGGAAGACATTGACCATCTGCGCCGAACGGCTGACCCAAATCAGGTACTGGGTTTCGCTAGAATAGCCCTTCGCGTTGACAAAGACGGTCTTTTCGTCCTTGGAATAGTCGGTATTGCCCGGACGATAGGTCGGATTGACCTTGGCCAGCACTTCGGCCGGCGAGGGCAGATAATGACTGTCCGGATAGTTTTCAATCTTTACCGTGGCACCGGCGATGATCTTTTCTTCATCTCCGGTCACCGAATTGCGGTAAGTCAGTACAAAACCGACCGTATGCTCGAGCTGCATGTTCTTGGTGAACGTGATGG
Proteins encoded:
- the gyrA gene encoding DNA gyrase subunit A, giving the protein MSQEYENQKILPVELYQEMKSSYIDYAMSVIVGRALPDVRDGLKPVHRRILYAMYEDGLTSDKPYRKSATTVGNVLGRYHPHGDASVYDAMVRMAQPFSLRYPLVDGHGNFGSVDGDPPAAYRYTEARMAKVSNYMLADIKKDTVNFQPNFDEERKEPVVLPSRFPCLLVNGSSGIAVGMATNIPPHNLTEVIDGVCYVIEHPEADLDELTAIIKGPDFPTGGIIMGRAGMRAAYATGRGKVKVRARCTIEENDNGRSQIVITEIPYMVNKARLVESIANLVKDKRVEGISNIMDHSSREGMRIVIDIKRDANAQVVLNQLYNYTQLQDTCSMILLALVPSPSNPDKVQPRVLTLREIIDYYIDFQKDVVARRTRFDLAKAQARAHILEGLKVATDQDNIDRIIAIIRASKSEAEAKENLCKEPFWIDQIALLGIVDGSEHFEFHLDEAQAQAIVDMRLGRLSGLEQQKLNDEYNELEGKIAGFMEILSSDRNMLEVVKKEMQEIKNAYGDERRTEIANVADEIDIEDLIEEQDCTYTLTHLNYIKRIPTSAYRAQNRGGRGVNAMTTREEDFTRGLFTASTHDTLLFFTTQGKVYKLKGYQVPEAGRAAKGTNIVNLLELDPDEKVTAMYPIREFSEDKYLVFVTRMGTIKRVVLSDLQNIRKGGLRALGLNEGDVLVDVRLTDGQENILIATHEGKAITFAESEVRAMGRTAVGVRGIRLAEGDFVVGAARARKGAHVLSITENGYGKRTAVEEFSVHHRGGSGITLHNLTEKTGLVAGIAVVDADNDIMIITDDGVIIRTPVGQIRECGRSSQGVIVMRTDDDVKVISIVRTDHEEEETSSEE